ATCCTATTGCATGCTCGATTTGTGCGGCAGTGCCCGGTGATGCGCTCCCCGCGAGAACGATTAACAACTCCGCCGGTTCTGAGCAGAACGCATCGGATTTCTTTAATTCGCCGACCTCGCTCAAGTGCCCACATATCGCATACTCAACTCCAGAGGAACCGACGACAACCTGCGTCGAAGAACCTCGTTTCTCGCAAATCCACTTCCCAACCGCCCGCAGATGCCGATCTTCCAAAATATCGAAAAGGAGAAATTGCCCCTCCTCCGGGGGATCTTCCTTCAAGGTATCACCTTCAATAACACCTTCTACCTTGCTAATATCCATGTGTAGGACCTTCCGCTCAGAAAGTATCGCAAGATGCTCTCTCAGATCCGACTCGCCCATCGGAGTAACTGGATGGCGTGCCATAGTCGGGTGCCGATCGAGGCGAAAGACCTTTTGCTCTACGCGAGCGAACAAATTGCCAAATACGCAAAATCTTCCGAGCGAGGGAGCCCCAACCACCAAAGGTACATTTCGAGAGTGAAAAACCTCCATAGCCAGATCCGTCGCGGTTCCGATATTCCCTAGACTCGGACTCGAATCAAATGTGCTGCAAATCTTGTAGTGAAAATACTGAGACTCAACACTAGCAATCTGGCTGAAGACCGATGGCAACTCCACAGCCATTTGGGAAGGGCTCATAGTCCTGGATATCCCCGCTACACCAAACGATTGAATTCGCGTTTCACTGGTTTTCCGTGGTCCTATAAATCGAAACTTAGCAACCGTTTCCTTGCTCGGTGAATCAAGGAAAAGAGCGGTTGCCACTCCATAAGACTCGAGAGCCTCCATAACATCAGCGGACCCAGTGAAGTCATCACCGTAATAGGAGAGCAACAGTGGAAATTGGGACGATTCGCTCATGGCTTAGCAAAGAATTCTACGGCTCGCTGCAGATCGGTAGACGCAGACATAGCCTCCCCTAATGGGACTCCTTGAAGTGCGGCTTCCCATGCTGATCGCACACTGTTTACTCCCGCCTTTAGCCCATCGGGGTGGCCAACGATGCCTCCACCGCAAACGTAAAGTAAATCGGGCGACCCAATCGACTCGAACGTGTCGGATGCTTGTCCCGCCCACTGTCCCGAGGAGATGACAGGCAAGGCACGATCTCCGTACCCAGATAATGGATCTAAACAAGCCTTGGCCGAAGCGACTACCGATTCGTCACTCTCACAAAATTTGTTTCTCAGTCCGTTGCAGTGCAAGTGGTCGACTCCAAGCATCCTCCAGATCTTTTGCATTACGGTGTAATTCACTCCCATAAACGGGCTTCGATAGAACATACCCCAACCATTTCGATGGCCATGAATCGGCACGTCGCTGTGCGTAGCGAGAGTCTCGATACCGCTCATTCCGACCCAGTTCATACTAGCCATAACGCAAGTTCCACCCCGAGAGACGACATAGTCGTGTCTCTTCAACATCTCGTCTATCGAACCTGAAACATTGAACGCATACATCGCTTTTCGTCCCTGTATCTGGGCCAGTTCATTGATGACCGTCATCACCGCGTCGACACGTTCCTCAAAGGGAGAATGCGGCGGATCGCCCATCAACTCGTCATCTTTGATAAAATCCACTCCGGCTTCTACCAACTCCGCAACCCGCTTGCCTGTCTGCTTCGGCGACAGGCCCACGCTTGGTTTTATGATAGTACCAATCATAGGACGCTGACTCACCGAAACCAATTTTCGGGTACCGCTGACGCCGTGCCGAGGTCCCACATATTTTTTATAAAATGCTTCCGGCAACCCGAGCTCCAACAATCGCAACCCCGTGAACTGCGAGAGTTCAAAGAGGTTCCCCGCGACAGTCGCCATCACGTTTTGTAAATGATACCCCACGTTTTCGATAGGCCAGGAAAGCGTAACGAAGGCTCTTTGGTACTCAGCAGGGACAAAGCCAAGCGCCCCGGAAACGGGAAGCGAGGGAGCGGCGACCGACTCTAGCTGCTCGATTCGCTCGACTCTGGCCGCATGCCTCCGAGTGAGTTCTTCTGACTCCCCCACTACCTTGACAAATGTTCCACTGGACTGCTCGCCTGCCATCGCAGAAGCCGCCTTTTCAACCGGGAAGGGAGTTTCTATCCAGTACCTCGCTTCAATTCGTTCCATCATGCTTAGCCTTCAAAACTCGCTAATTCTACCACTCGGTGGCTCTTGGCGCTTTCGTAACTGGCCCAAACAAGTCGTACCGTCTCCAGGTTATCAATACCCGTCGTTTCGGCAGCCAACCCTTGCAACCCCTTAAGAATATTGGCCTGCGTATCGACGACACTGGAATGCAGCACTGCATAATCCTTGTCGGCCCACGGGTAAATCTTGGGCTCAACTTTTTCCCACGAAACCCCTTCCCGAGTGGCAACCTGAATTTCAAAATTAGCCCCAAGCTCGATAGATCCTTTCTCTCCTTCGAGCAAAATCAAAGTCTGCGGAAATACTTCCTCACGCAAAATGCTCGCATACGACATCTCGACAAAGCAATGACCACCAGACTCCATCTCCAGAAAGATATTCGCCACATCTTCACCCTTTATGCCGGGTGTAACGCTGAGAGTCTGACAATATACCGACTTGGCCTCGCCTAGGAGAAATCGACACACATCCAAAACGTGAGAGCCGACATCTGCTATGATAAAGTGCTCCAACTCCGCCAATGATGGCTGATTCTCAAATACGGGAAAACTGGAGCAAAAGCTTATCCGCGTTTTGAATACACTTCCGATTAAATTCGAATCTAGGATTTCCCGAACCCGCCTCAGTTGAGCTTGCCAACGGAAGTTCTCGTTGGCGAATAATCGAGTGCCCTTAGCCTCTGCAGCTTCGACCATACGTCGAGCACTCCTAAAACTCTCCGCGAGGGGCTTTTGACAAACCACGTCCACCCCGCGATTGATAGCCTGCAACGCTAATGGCAAATGAGTGTCCACACCCGCGATGATATCTACGAAGTCGAGTTTCTCGGAATCCAGCAACTCCTCGACACTCGAGTAAGCTCGAGGGCATCCGAAACGTTCCGCTAGATCCCGCGCCTTTCCGAGGTCATGATCGCAAACAGCGACCAGCTCTACAGCATTTGACTCAAGCCAGCCGGGAACCTGGAAGCGCGACCAAAATCCAGCGCCTATCACGGCGAATGTTAATTTTTCTGGGGGGTGCATCGGTCAAGCACGCTGCTGTCCGAGCATCGAGATTGTCGAAGGACAATTTCATAAAACGTTAACTGTGACCCGCAATACAAGTTCTCCAGTAAACGCTTTCAAAAGATTTTCAGGTGATCCAATTCAGAAGGTGCAGCTCAATGTATTCGTGATTAAATACAGACAACTCGGAAACTCCTCTATCAAGATCTCGGAATGGAGTCTTGGCTGCTCCGGGATCGGAGGTCCAAACCAAATGGATGGGGGAAACTGGGGCTGGCCCAACGTATCCGATGAATCAGTACTCAGATCTGTAGAGCTCGCAGTAGAATTTGGAGTCAATCACTTCGACGTAGCGGATCTCTACGGCCAAGGCCGAGCCGAACGCCGCCTTTCCTGGGCCTTACGGGAACTCGGTCTGCGAACCGAAAACTTCATTATAGCGAGCAAAGTCGGATTTCTGAAAGGCACTGCCGAACATCCTTACGATCCCTGGCACATGAAACGACAGTGCGAGCAAAGTCTCCGCAACCTAGGTCGAGACTACCTCGACATCTACTACCTGCACAATGCCGAGTTTGGCGAAGAAGACCGCTGGCTCGAGCCCGCGGCTACCGCTCTGGAGCAGCTCCAACAAGAGGGAAAGATCCGTCTCAAAGGTCAGTCCGCCTACTCAACAAGCGATTTCCAGAAAACGATCCCAGTGATTCAGCCCACCGTCATCCAAAGCCGCTCGAACTTGATCGACAATTACTTCACTCAGCCCGGAAGTCCCGTATCAAAAATAATGGAGAAACGGAATATTAGCTTCATTGCCTTCAGTCCCCTCGAGCAGGGATTATTAGCAGGTGCGTATCATCCCGCTAAACCACCTAAGTTCGAGAGAGGAGAAGCTCGCCTGAACAACCTTCGCTTCAAATCCGACTACCTAGAAAAGCTGCAGCCAAAACTCGACGCCGTAATGGCCCAGTTTAAAATATCAAGGGCCGAACTCCCTTCAATTGCTATTCGCTACGTGCTCGACCAACCGAGTGTCGCGGCGGTAATAAACGGGTTCCAAAAGCCGGAGGACATCAAGTCTAGCTCCAAAGCCACAGAGAGAGACCTTAGCTCCGAAGAGCACACTTTTCTCGACAACCTATTCGCCGACCTTCGCCATCCACTATAGCCAGTAGAATCCGTAGGGCTAAATAGGATACAAGTCTTAAGGGCTTTGCCTAGCAACTGTTACAATCTCTTCCCCAAGTGATTTGATCTATCAAAATTAACGGATTTATTTTTTTATAAACTCACTATGCACGACCCGTCTGGTTCTTATCCTTGCACCTGATACCCCAGCCCCTGATCGCGACCGCGGTCCACCTTTAGCGGCTGCGCTCGGGGGCGATCAAGCCCCCCCCTGACATCTTCTCACTGTTTCGGATTACGATCGAAACGTTTGCCCCAGCCCCATGATCATCACCCGTAAAACCAAGATACCGCTGCACTGGGCTTTCTACGCTCAGCTGCCGCTCTTGATGAGCATCTACGGGGAGTTCGTAATCAATGCGCCTTTCTTGTTGCTGATAAAGCGTTTCATAGACAACCCGGCGGCCATCATGGGTCTGATAAGCCTAGAGATCTACATCTCTATCCTTGGCTCTCCCTTCATATCTTGGCTCAGCGACCGCGTCTGGACTCGCTGGGGTCGCCGAAAGTTCTTCTTCACAATCGCTGACATAGGGCGAGGCTTGTGCGTCTTGCTGATGCCCTTCGCGCCGAACCTCATTCTCTTGATCGCGCTCCGCTGGCTATTTGACGCGTTTAGCAACTTCGGCAGCATGACCCAAGCGCTCGTCTACGAAGTGGTGCCGACTCCGCAACGAGGGCGACTGGCCGGCTTCTTCCAATCCTCTATCCAATTCGGCAACCTAGTCTTCTACTTTCTGCTACTGGGTCGCTTCGATGATATGTATTTCATGGGGCCTTTCGACTTCGCCACTTCGGTCAGCGGCGGAGCGGCGATGTTCTGGATAGCCGCCATTGTGCTCTTTGCCATAGCCGCTTACGAGAGCCTTGGCTTCAAGGAAATCAAACCGCCTAACAGGAAGACTTTGCAGGACGACCGCAAACCGGGCCAGTCCGTCTTTGGCTATTTCATAACAAGTTTCTTTCGGGACGTCTGCTCCAAAGACCTGCTGCCACTCTACCTACTGGCGTTTGTTGATGTAATGGTGCGCATCAACCTAGGGCTCTTCCAACCCCTGCAATTCACCGAACAGTGGGGCTACTCGCTTCAGCAATTTGGGAACACGGTAGCGATAGGTGTGATCTTCTCCGTCACCTTCGCCCTCTTCTCCGGCTGGTTTGCGGACCGCTATGGAAAGATGGTTACCTTCGTGATCGCTTCTATCGGGTCGCTATTGGTCAATTTGGCTTTCGTAATCTTCCTTGCCATCAAGCCTGGACACCGACCGACGCTTACCGAGATCGTCGTCTTCTCGAACATCGAGCAGATTTTTTCCATGGTCAAAGCGGTGATCATATTCCCCTTGATCATGGAATACATCAACCGCAACCGGCTAGGGGCAGCCAACGCGGGGCTGCAAGTCATGAGAACGATATTCCGATCAGGGATGGCTGTATTTGTGGGAGTTTGGATTCTCTGGTGGTCTCTAGCCTTTATGCCTCAAGCAGGCTATCGCGTGCTCACGACCTACCCGGAAGCTATCACAAAGGCTGAGCTTGCCGAAGAGCTTGCGCGGTCCGGACTCGGCAGCGATGAAATCATGATCCTGCCCGGAGAACAGGGACACAAGGAAGGCGATCCAAGCCAGATTTGGTATTTGCACAAGTATGACGAGCAAGTCCAAGATCTAGTCGAAGAGCGCAAAGAGCTTACCAACAAAATAGCAGCTTTGGAGACAAAGCTCGGCTCTCCCATGAGCGACGAATCGCACCGGACAAAAATGCGTGCAGAGGTGGAAGCGGACAAGCTACGCTTGTTGGAGACAGATTCCGCACTTTCCGATGGAGCCGCCGCCCTCAATAAGCAAATAGCCTCCCACACGGAAAACAAACGCACCGCCTCGGGTGACCAATTCCTTTCAGCTACGTATTCAAATAATCAGCTCACCCTTTCGCTCACCGCCGTCGGCACAGCCGATTCCGAACTAGAAAACAGATTTCCAAACGACTTGGATGGACCGCCCATCGCACAACACCTTGATGAGGATTCCCGATTGCTCAGGCCCGAAATCGAGGCTGACTTCCAGGAAGAATCCGTCAATATATCCGCAACCTTCCGCCCGTCGTTTGTATTTTTATACCGCGTTGCCAACCGGGTCTTATCCGACCCCAACGCCGCCTACGAATTGGCTACCGTCTTACAGAGCATCCACGACGCAGAGCTCGGCCGAGACGAAGGACTGATAAATTTCCAAGCCTCCCAAGAAGAAACAGACGAAAAAGCCCTAAGCTACGAGCTAATGCTGAATCAAGAGCTCGATCCACAAGCGATCGAAAGCCTAGCCGCCACTCTTCAAGCAGAACGCCTCATCGAATCGGCCCACTACAGGGAACTCTCACCTTCACGCTATCGATTCGCCCTCACTACGCCGTCCACAGAGCGAAAAGATACTGCTACCGAAAATGCAAGTCGCATAGAGGAGGCAGAAAACCGACTACTGCAATTACTGCCCCGAACAGGTGAAAGCATTCCGAGCATGGTCGCAGCGTTTTATCTTAGGGTCACCGCTACACTGTCCTCGGTCCCCTACAATGTGATCGTACCCGAACACACGACCCAAGCCCTCCACAAGGAGCGCGTTTACGAGTACTTCTTCTCCAGCCGAACCCTTATGATCCTTACTGATTTCATCGGCTTTGCTATTATCGCCTTGCTCGTTCGACTCGAACGGAAAGGCAAAATCCACAAGTACGGTGTGGAGGAGGACGAAAACCGATGAAAGACCAAGGAGCGCTCTACGAGGGGGATCCCACAATACGCCAAGGTCAGGACGGCTACTGGTACCACTACCCTCACCTTTTCTGGCCGAAGCTAGCATTCTTGATCGCAAGTCTCGCCCTCCTAGGCATTGGCGGACTAACCATTTGGCCGCCCCTCTCGAGGCTAGCCTTTGGCGAACGAGAAATTGCTCGAGTCGTATTCATCGAACGGATAGACCCCGCAAAAGATCCAGAGATCATACGGTACCGCAAGTCCATCCCTGAAGCAGGCTATGATACAATTTTTCACTACACAGTCGAGATAGCTACACCCGGCCAAACACCTCACCGAGCGGAGCTCGCCATCGGCAGCCGCCGGAATGCATTTGCCAACGTAAACGACAGCTTCGAAGTCATCTTCTTTCCCGGCGAAAAGATGGTCTATCAGCTCTACGAGCACCGAACTTGGGCCTTCGGCATAGCCTTCCTATTCATAGGAGGTATCTTCACCGCCTGCGCCGTGCCTACCTTGCTCGCGGTAGGAAAACCTATTCGCATCGATCCCGAGGCACGCGAGGAGGATTCCTAAACTTGTAGTACCTTTTAAAATACAAATACTCATTCATGCCTCTCAACTCTAAACCAGAATCGCTCATCCTGGGGCTCGGCACGAACTCAGAGTGGCAACCCATCGCTTCATCAAATGGCGAAGCCTGGATTCTCAAACCCCGTCGCATCGGGCAACGCGACACGGATTTCGGATCCCTTAGCTTTCCCGATTCTAAAAAACACTTTATCGCCACACGACCTGGCGTCTTCTGGATGACACCTAAATGGGTAAAAGACCCCTCATCACTCGAAAATTCTAAGCGAGGCGAGGATCTCGGCTACGTCCTTGTCCAGCGAGAGGATAACTCCTGCGTGTTGCTCCTACCGATCCCCACTTCTACCCAAAGAGGTCGGCTCTTTCTTCGCAACGGAATCTGCGCTGGCCTGCGAAGCGATCCGAACACGCCACCAGAATCGCCCCAGCCTGCCTTCTTAATCGCCCACGGCACCGACCCAATCTCATTGCTCGCCTCAGTTATTCGCATCACGAGAGAGATACTACCAAGCTTCAAACTACGCGAAGAGAAAACTGTACCTAATTTTGTGGATACACTAGGATGGTGCACTTGGGACGCCTTTTACAAAGAGGTCGACCAAGAAGGCGTTTTGAACGGTGTACGGAAATTGAAAAAAGGGCAGCACTGCCCAGCCTTTGTGATCATTGACGATGGTTGGCAAAAAGTCTCCCAATCAGACAAACTTATTAACACAGAGGCCGACATTGATAGTTTTCCCGACAGCCTTGAGGGAGTCATTAAACAACTGAAATCTGAATACGGTATCAGTTTCGTCGGAGTTTGGCACGCTTTGCAGGGCTATTGGTCTGGAGTCGCACCCGAGGGAGAAATCGGTCTACGCTACGCTACCGAAACAGTCGAAGGAGCACCCGAAGCCTTCGAAGGCTGGCACAAGCAATTCTCATCTGAATCGCGAACCCACATAACAGCACAGGATATTAACAGATTTTACCATGCCTTCTATCGTGAGCTCAGCGAATCTGGAGTCGACTTGGTAAAAGTAGATAACCAGGCCCAACTGGAGATCTTTACGGACCGCGAGGACTTAGCTGAAAACAAAACGTGTGCCGCCTATCAAAGCGCCATTCAAACCGCCGCTACCCAAGAGATGGGAGGGAATCTGCTACATTGTATGGGACAATCGACGGAAATCTACTGCCGGCTTTCAGAAGGAAACTTAGCCCGCAATTCAGACGACTTTTATCCCCAAAAACCCGATACAGCCCAAGTCGACCACATCGTACAAAATGCCTTCAATGCTCCATTCACATCCCAATTTTGCCTCCCGGATTGGGATATGTTCCAGACCTACCACCCAAGGGCCGAGTTTCATGCGATCGCCCGCGTCATATCAGGTGGTCCACTCTACATCAGCGACAAGCCAGACCAGACCAAGCACGCCATGCTTGACCGTTTAGTCCTAGGCCAAAACCGTATACTCCGTTTTTCTCAACCTGCTCTTCCACTGGCTCGTCAGTTCTTCAATGACCCTCGCCGATCAAAGGAACCCCTTGTCTTGATCAATTCCCACCAGGCGGGATTCGGAGCGGTCGCCTTCTTCAACTGCCACCCCCATGAAACGCTGGACGGCAAATTCAAGATCGAAGAGCTAACGGGTTTCAACGCTCCCCAATACGCAGTGCTGAACCACCAAGATCAATCCATCTGCTATTATAGTCCCAGAGAGTACATACACTGCCAACTTGCGCCTACCAATGCTACCCTCTTCAGCATCGCCCCAGTCTTTTACGGTCAAGCCTGCTTGGGAATTAGCGGGAAACTAAACGGCATAGCAGCCTTGCTTGCTGTCGAGGAGTTTGGTCGGGGATCCGTCCGGTACACTCTGAGCGCCTCAGCCCCCGTAAGCTTCGCATCCACAAAAAAGATAAGGAAGGTTCTCTTAAACGGCTTAGAGTTAGGCCGTGACAAGATACACGAAACAGTGAGCGGATATACTATCTGCATACCTGAATTCCCAAACCATAGCTGCACTTTGGATGTGCAAACGGAAATCAGTGGAACGTAGCTACTGCTACTGTATTTTATTTATTAATACTTCTTTTCAAAACTCAACGGTTTCATAACGCCTACCCTTTTAAACCACCCCAAAATCAAAAACGAAAATGGAACGCCCCTCCCAAAGATTGATCGCAAAGAAACTTGGAGTTTCGATTGCAGCGGTATCACTGGCCCTTCGCGACACTGGTACGATTTCACCAAAACTATCGGCGAAAATAAAAGCGGTCGCCGAAGAAATTGGTTACAAACCCAATCCCATCCTCGCCTCCTTAGCATCAAAAAGATTCAGAAACTCTGAGGCACATCGTGGAATTCCGCTCACAGTCCTGGCTTTTACCCGAACCGCTCTCTACAATGACGGGCTTTCCCGCAGGGCTGACGAGTTAGGATACAATCTGAGTTTCCTATCCACTTCGGATCTAAACCGCTACAGTAACCCCTGCAAGACTTTGCTCAACCGAGGTGTCCAAGGTCTGGTAGTACTTGGAGAGATACCTCATAAATACTATAGAGAGTCCTTTAATTGGGACGAATTCTCGGTCGTGCAATGTGGTCGCTACGCAAACCCAATGCCCTTCAATGTGGTACGGCCAAACATCTTCAGCGCTCTACGTCTCGCCTATCATAAAGCAAGAGATCTTGGATACAAGCGAATCGGCTTTGCAGTTGGACGTCACGACCCCATCATCCAAGACGACGAAGCTCGCATATGCGCAGCATATGGGTTTTCAATTCTTGAGTCGGATGAAAAAGACCGAATCGAGCCCTACCTCGAAGAGATGCACGAAATCGACAGGTTTGTGGAATGGGCCCAAAGACATCGGCCAGATTGCGTTATCGGCTTTCACCTAGGGCAATGCGCTGGGCTAATACAAGCTGGGATTCGCGTTCCCGAAGACATGGGTTTCTCTTGCTTGCATTTGCTCGAAGGCGACACGTTAGGGGATGAAGAACCGCTTACCATAGCAGGGGTCAACCAAGACCAAGGCGAAATCGCCCGCCAGACCATAGACTTGCTCGACCAACAAATCCGTCACCACGTCAAGGGCTTCGTTAAAAAGCAGATGGATGTACTGATACCCAGTTTTTGGCAAGACGGCGATTCCTTGCCAGATAAAAGCGAGCCCGCCAGTGGCAGGCTAGCTCTATACTCCCCAAAAAAGGCAGACTAGCGGCGGTGGCGCTTTAGATCCCTACCAAAACAGTCGAATGAACCAAGGTAACGAAACCACATAAAGTAGTCCCTTCGATCAATCCTTCCACTATCGTCGAGGTCAGCCTCGCTCAGATAGTTATCGCCACCGAACTCGGCCCCTAGCGCAGAACTGATAATATCTAAGTCCGCCATATCAGCCACTCCGTCTTCATTAATATCCCCCGGTATGGATACAAGCCCTTGCTGTATATCCAAGCTTTCTATACGGATCTCAGTTCCTAAAGCCTCGACCCGCAAAGAATTTAAGAACTCGTCGCTCACCAAGCCGTCAATCCATGGCGAGTAGACATCGTCCCTCCCGGTATCGGCCACGTCGAAGGAGCCTATGAGCTCGGCCCCCAGAAACAGCCGTACGATTCCAAGACCGCTGGTCGAGTACAGGATACGGAACTGGTACGCTCCCTTTTCCTGAACATTGAAATCGTAGGAGAGCCAGATGCCAGGATCAATGTCGTATCCATAATCGGAGGGATGCCCGTTCGTCGCTTGCCAGTTTCCGTAGCCCGCGTTGGTCAAGAGCCAGCGGTCACCGATAATGGTGGTTACTGTTTCAGAATCGACTGGTGTTCCATGGACCACCTTGGCCTTGTTTTGCCCGATCAAGGTCTCGACACCGATCATCTTAGGCGTATCGAATTCCCCAGGACGGTTAACGAAGCCCCAGCGGGAATCGCTCGCCATGTCGAAATATCCAAAGCCGTAGCCTCCGACCTCGTCAAACAGCATCTGGTGCTCGACGATCTCGTCCGCCATGCGCATGTCGGCAACTGCCTCGTCCCCTAGCGGATTCGCCCCGCCGGATCCATTGATGTTGCCAAAGGAAGGGCCACCCTCGTAGGCCATCTGCTTAAGCCCAAAGGCAGCAGTAAGGCTGGAGATGTTTGCTTGCGTCGGGTAGGCCCAGTCAACTGCGTTGAACTCGTGCATGTCCCAAAGCGTTTCGATGTCTGCCCCATCTTCCGGGTCAGCTGCTTCGTAGTAGGTCGTCCCGCCGGCACCCCAAATGTAGTGGTTCACAGGTTCGGGATAAACCGTATCCACATAAAGCAGACCTTGGGTGGCTGTTCGGTTGGCGTTGCCATCGCTGTATGGGGCTCCCTTTTGCCATTCCATCAGTGGGCGTACGCGGGTGTGCATCTGGTCATCGCCAAAGACCGACCTGAAGAGCTCGCTGATCTCAACAGTGCGGCGGGAAGCGAAACGCTGCCGCAGATAGGTTGGATTTGTCGAACCGTCATAGTAGTTCAGGCTATTGTTACCCGCCGCCAACTCGGCTTCGACCTGATCGTCGATCCAGTGGTAGGGAGACTTGCCTGTGTTCCACACTTCGTTGCTGTATTCAACATACAACTTCAGTCTCTTCTTCAACGGTGGAAAGAGGGGCTTACGCTGCTTGCTGGTGTAAGGCTCAATCCCGTCGCTTCCGTAGGCGACCAACTGGGCAAGCTTGGTAACGTAGTCGTCGTTGGCAGCATGCGGTACGCAAATCCAAAGGTCCGTATTGAGATCGTTGGCAAGCATGACCAAGTACTCCCAAGCGATGCCGCGACCTTCCCACTCGTGGTATCTCTGACCGCGAGTTGGATGCTGCATAATGTAATCGCCATTCTCGTCGATCTTGTAGAACTTCCGGTTTTGGGAAGCGTTGTAAACGGTATTGCGATCTTCCCAGTTTACTCGAGTGTTATAGCGGTCACTCCAGGTACCCGAAGCGCTCATGGTACGAATAAAGTCGAACGGACGCATCAACCTAATTGTCTCGCGAGCAAACAGCTCCCAATGATGGTGCGGACGATTGGAGCCGATCTTCGAAGGACGCATCATCTGGATATCCCGGGCCCCGCCATCGGTTCCAGTCACGACCATCTGCATGAGCACCTCGCCCTCTTCCGATACGATAACGCGGGCGCTCGTCTTGTTCTCTTCGGCATCGTAACTCAAGTCCTCAACCGTCGCTCCTGATATGACCACGGACTCAGCAGAACCTTCAAACGAAAGGGCATAGGTGCCATGTATGCTCTCGTTTGAAATGACAGTAACGCCAAAATCTTCGGTCGGCCAACCATCGGGATCTACCTTGGCGTAGCCAGTGAAGTCGGGATTGTAGTACTCGCGAGCTTGTTTCATGGCATCCGCAAATAGCCAAACTGGCATGTAGTCGTTGGAATTAGCCATGTTCATGCCGATGTAGTTTCGGTACTCGCCCTCATGAGGCACTCCACCTTGGATGATAGGCAAGCTTTGCACGGAACACCCCTCGAAGGTCACGATGCCTTCGCGATCCTCTTTGCTCCAATTATTGGATACCGTAACCGTAACGATATCGCCATCAACAGTCGCGCTTACCCAAGGAACGTCAGTCGATACGGTAAACGCATCTTCAGTAGTGATCTCAATCTGCTTGCTGGCAGTCGCGTTTGAGAAGATTAGATGGGGCTCCTTAAACGAAAGGCATCCGAGAGACTTGGCTTCCTGGTGCACTACGATGGTCTGCGACTCACAGCCCAATACCAATACCGATGCCTCCCTGCTGGCGAATATGAAATTCTC
This genomic interval from Pelagicoccus albus contains the following:
- a CDS encoding four-carbon acid sugar kinase family protein, with protein sequence MSESSQFPLLLSYYGDDFTGSADVMEALESYGVATALFLDSPSKETVAKFRFIGPRKTSETRIQSFGVAGISRTMSPSQMAVELPSVFSQIASVESQYFHYKICSTFDSSPSLGNIGTATDLAMEVFHSRNVPLVVGAPSLGRFCVFGNLFARVEQKVFRLDRHPTMARHPVTPMGESDLREHLAILSERKVLHMDISKVEGVIEGDTLKEDPPEEGQFLLFDILEDRHLRAVGKWICEKRGSSTQVVVGSSGVEYAICGHLSEVGELKKSDAFCSEPAELLIVLAGSASPGTAAQIEHAIGLGFVDLRINTAALVVPETRDEEIGRCVEEAYREVEAGRSPLLYAAKGPEDPAIGETARVFSERSLEGRAGELIAKYQGEILMRLLSRAGRQRVLVAGGDTSGFATKALGITALEILCPLAPGAPLCLGHSEDDATHGLEICLKGGQNGNHRFIESVLKGRLLA
- a CDS encoding ribulose-bisphosphate carboxylase large subunit family protein, with the translated sequence MMERIEARYWIETPFPVEKAASAMAGEQSSGTFVKVVGESEELTRRHAARVERIEQLESVAAPSLPVSGALGFVPAEYQRAFVTLSWPIENVGYHLQNVMATVAGNLFELSQFTGLRLLELGLPEAFYKKYVGPRHGVSGTRKLVSVSQRPMIGTIIKPSVGLSPKQTGKRVAELVEAGVDFIKDDELMGDPPHSPFEERVDAVMTVINELAQIQGRKAMYAFNVSGSIDEMLKRHDYVVSRGGTCVMASMNWVGMSGIETLATHSDVPIHGHRNGWGMFYRSPFMGVNYTVMQKIWRMLGVDHLHCNGLRNKFCESDESVVASAKACLDPLSGYGDRALPVISSGQWAGQASDTFESIGSPDLLYVCGGGIVGHPDGLKAGVNSVRSAWEAALQGVPLGEAMSASTDLQRAVEFFAKP
- a CDS encoding Gfo/Idh/MocA family protein, whose product is MIGAGFWSRFQVPGWLESNAVELVAVCDHDLGKARDLAERFGCPRAYSSVEELLDSEKLDFVDIIAGVDTHLPLALQAINRGVDVVCQKPLAESFRSARRMVEAAEAKGTRLFANENFRWQAQLRRVREILDSNLIGSVFKTRISFCSSFPVFENQPSLAELEHFIIADVGSHVLDVCRFLLGEAKSVYCQTLSVTPGIKGEDVANIFLEMESGGHCFVEMSYASILREEVFPQTLILLEGEKGSIELGANFEIQVATREGVSWEKVEPKIYPWADKDYAVLHSSVVDTQANILKGLQGLAAETTGIDNLETVRLVWASYESAKSHRVVELASFEG
- a CDS encoding aldo/keto reductase, which encodes MTRNTSSPVNAFKRFSGDPIQKVQLNVFVIKYRQLGNSSIKISEWSLGCSGIGGPNQMDGGNWGWPNVSDESVLRSVELAVEFGVNHFDVADLYGQGRAERRLSWALRELGLRTENFIIASKVGFLKGTAEHPYDPWHMKRQCEQSLRNLGRDYLDIYYLHNAEFGEEDRWLEPAATALEQLQQEGKIRLKGQSAYSTSDFQKTIPVIQPTVIQSRSNLIDNYFTQPGSPVSKIMEKRNISFIAFSPLEQGLLAGAYHPAKPPKFERGEARLNNLRFKSDYLEKLQPKLDAVMAQFKISRAELPSIAIRYVLDQPSVAAVINGFQKPEDIKSSSKATERDLSSEEHTFLDNLFADLRHPL